The Martelella mediterranea DSM 17316 genome has a window encoding:
- a CDS encoding DEAD/DEAH box helicase, producing MSSAIPTPGSVISLRSATWKVLGTSTLKRGFREVHCRGLNGLVRDKEARFVWDLEKDARVLDPAAVRLVPDTSPGLIDTKLHLAAAFRATPTTTRRPLTLGRAAIDDLTFQHLPVERALAQDRVRLLIADDVGLGKTLEAGLITSELALRGRADRILVVTTRAMLTQFQKEFWTRFSIPLSRLDSAAIRRMRNKIPAHYNVFDQFDRSIVSIDTLKRDNQIRDALKHSYWDLIIIDEAHNTAERKSVAGSNSQRAELAQLLSRRTDSLLLLTATPHDGSQESFASLIKMLDPTRVPDPTRLHRSDIEDLVIRRFRSSPEVVADIGREVPKRQLFPRRFPLSPQEEVAYQAIADLHLDLDEEQTRGRAIDLFRTTIAKAIFSSPAACRETLERRIRGIENGTARGTPADRDRLRALADNVAAIDTGAFSKYQELLRLLRQLNWTGRAARDRLVIFSERIATVSWLADRLREDLDLSAEQVARVDGGSVEADVRTQEVIEAFGQERSPIRILIASDMASEGLNLHFQCHRLIHFDLPWSLLRFQQRNGRIDRYGQDRPPQISYFVGESTHPKVRQMWVLEKLVAKDEAAQAGVGDPAVFLGAGDADGEEAVVAEAVATGIGAEAFERQMDARAAEAVTHMLVDDEFAALFGDYAAPAPADAAPPTDQAPPRLYSDTFSYARAMIERLSRSEGRIFPEQPGIFPDDRVIRLSIPDDMRARDGFGYASEGAVDSRFMPEEAVGPGGRVELTDQPGVINQAINDAKAQERAWPTVQFLWDGHPILHWFADQASTFFPEHAAPVASLQGRMPAGEVAVVLHGAIPNANGAPVVDRWAVVIRSADGTVWIEEVGTFLERTRLAGDTPSRSLEDLSAAQAAIPVAVDRFQTHLVDLRKAREADIQRALDAVLERLSALETRFRAQLTLDLGDLPGTDEGLSPFEKRRLTIRRKREQEIEKLFHDWTDWFERTRKMIPDPNPHVDVKAVFVG from the coding sequence ATGAGTTCAGCAATCCCCACCCCCGGGTCCGTCATCAGCCTCCGCTCCGCCACATGGAAGGTGCTGGGCACCTCGACGCTGAAGCGCGGCTTCCGGGAGGTCCACTGTCGGGGCCTGAACGGTCTGGTTCGCGACAAGGAGGCCCGGTTTGTCTGGGACCTCGAGAAGGACGCGCGCGTCCTTGACCCGGCGGCGGTCAGGCTCGTCCCGGACACGTCCCCCGGTCTGATCGATACGAAGCTTCACCTCGCGGCCGCATTTCGGGCAACACCGACAACAACCCGCCGCCCGCTTACGCTTGGTCGGGCCGCGATCGACGATCTGACTTTCCAGCATCTGCCAGTGGAGCGGGCACTGGCGCAAGACCGAGTTCGGCTCCTGATCGCGGATGATGTCGGCCTCGGGAAGACCCTTGAAGCGGGCCTGATCACCTCAGAGCTCGCTCTGCGCGGCCGGGCGGACCGAATCCTTGTGGTCACGACACGAGCCATGCTGACCCAGTTTCAGAAGGAGTTCTGGACCCGGTTCTCGATTCCGCTTTCCCGGCTCGACAGCGCCGCAATCCGGAGGATGCGGAACAAGATCCCGGCTCATTACAACGTGTTCGACCAGTTCGACCGGTCCATCGTCTCGATCGACACCCTGAAACGGGACAACCAGATCCGGGACGCGCTGAAACATTCCTACTGGGACCTCATCATCATCGACGAGGCGCATAATACCGCCGAACGGAAGTCGGTCGCCGGGTCGAACTCGCAGCGGGCGGAGCTGGCGCAGCTCCTGTCTCGCCGCACCGACTCCCTGCTCCTGCTGACCGCGACCCCGCATGATGGATCGCAGGAAAGCTTCGCCAGTCTTATCAAGATGCTCGACCCAACCCGGGTTCCGGATCCGACCCGGCTGCACCGGTCTGACATCGAGGATCTTGTCATCCGCCGGTTCCGCTCGTCGCCGGAGGTGGTCGCCGATATCGGCCGAGAGGTCCCGAAACGGCAGCTGTTCCCGCGCCGCTTCCCGCTCAGCCCTCAGGAAGAGGTGGCCTATCAGGCGATCGCGGACCTGCACCTCGATCTTGATGAAGAGCAGACCCGGGGACGCGCGATCGACCTGTTCCGGACCACGATCGCCAAGGCGATTTTTTCCAGTCCGGCCGCCTGTCGCGAGACACTAGAGCGGCGGATCCGGGGGATCGAAAACGGGACAGCCCGCGGCACCCCGGCTGACCGGGACCGGTTGCGGGCGCTGGCGGACAACGTGGCAGCGATCGATACGGGCGCGTTCAGCAAGTACCAGGAGCTCCTGCGCCTGCTGCGTCAGTTGAACTGGACCGGGCGCGCCGCCCGGGACCGGCTCGTCATCTTCTCGGAACGGATCGCGACCGTGTCCTGGCTCGCCGACCGGCTGCGCGAGGACTTAGACTTGTCGGCCGAACAGGTAGCGCGGGTGGATGGGGGGAGCGTCGAGGCTGACGTTCGGACCCAGGAAGTGATTGAGGCGTTCGGCCAGGAGCGGTCGCCGATCCGGATCCTGATCGCCTCTGACATGGCGTCCGAGGGGCTGAACCTCCATTTCCAGTGCCACCGGCTGATCCATTTCGACCTCCCCTGGTCCCTTCTGCGGTTCCAGCAGCGCAACGGGCGGATCGACCGGTACGGGCAGGACAGACCCCCGCAGATCAGCTATTTCGTCGGTGAGAGCACGCATCCGAAGGTGCGGCAGATGTGGGTTCTCGAGAAGCTGGTCGCGAAGGACGAGGCGGCTCAGGCCGGCGTCGGGGACCCGGCCGTGTTCCTCGGCGCGGGGGACGCGGATGGGGAGGAGGCGGTCGTCGCGGAGGCGGTCGCCACCGGCATCGGTGCGGAGGCGTTTGAGCGCCAGATGGACGCCCGGGCCGCGGAGGCCGTCACCCACATGTTGGTCGACGATGAGTTCGCGGCCCTCTTCGGGGATTATGCGGCCCCGGCTCCAGCCGACGCGGCGCCCCCGACGGATCAGGCCCCGCCGCGCCTCTATTCGGATACGTTCAGCTACGCCCGGGCGATGATTGAGCGGCTCTCCCGATCGGAGGGGCGCATCTTCCCGGAGCAGCCCGGGATATTCCCGGATGACCGGGTCATCCGGCTCTCGATCCCGGACGACATGCGGGCGCGTGACGGTTTCGGTTACGCGAGCGAGGGAGCGGTGGATAGCCGGTTCATGCCGGAGGAAGCCGTCGGCCCTGGGGGCCGGGTCGAGCTGACCGACCAACCCGGGGTGATCAACCAGGCGATCAACGACGCGAAGGCGCAGGAGCGGGCTTGGCCGACCGTTCAATTCCTGTGGGACGGGCACCCGATCCTGCACTGGTTCGCAGACCAGGCCAGCACCTTCTTCCCGGAGCACGCCGCCCCGGTAGCGTCGCTACAGGGACGCATGCCCGCGGGGGAGGTGGCCGTGGTCCTTCACGGGGCGATCCCGAACGCGAACGGGGCCCCGGTCGTGGACCGGTGGGCCGTGGTGATCCGGTCGGCGGACGGGACCGTTTGGATCGAGGAGGTGGGCACATTTCTGGAACGGACCCGGCTCGCCGGGGACACTCCGAGCCGCTCACTGGAGGACCTCTCGGCGGCGCAGGCAGCGATCCCGGTTGCGGTGGACCGGTTCCAGACGCACCTGGTCGATCTCCGGAAGGCGCGAGAAGCGGACATCCAGCGCGCCCTCGACGCGGTTCTTGAGCGGCTGTCCGCCCTGGAGACGCGGTTCCGAGCCCAGCTTACGCTTGATCTCGGCGACTTGCCCGGTACCGATGAGGGGCTCAGCCCGTTTGAGAAGAGACGCCTGACGATCCGCCGCAAGCGGGAACAGGAGATCGAGAAGCTGTTCCATGACTGGACAGACTGGTTCGAGCGGACCCGGAAGATGATTCCGGACCCGAACCCGCATGTTGACGTCAAAGCTGTGTTTGTGGGGTGA
- a CDS encoding Eco57I restriction-modification methylase domain-containing protein: MDLIGIENEAEFFPSGTLSDVLKEELQDITARWAGLDRAAHPVERLARVAGPTIEALRQVRNSSDRSRRAELVRDAHHEVLTALGYMWRREGAFAALDGAPVIPLVSRAADSSGRDALWVIEAPIPAPEDEASDPLGACFTEDQLPPDQREAALTDRTIESVLAEGVFELSDGPRHVLVLGLSQIVLIDKRKWPARSVLRFDLQEIFARADRDTLTVMACLISREARVPDQGAPISDRLEEEAQRNANAVTTSLKRTVRDAIELLGQEVIAVTGGKYPSTFRDQGRRGVWIDGPDLSRECLRYMYRLLFLFYAEANPRLNLLDMRNPIYATGYSLEALRELESVPLRTTADREGTFLWESLQRTLDLLYTGLDLADEERGTGLRLPAVKVSLLDPESTPLLNGLQLRNEAVQQVIRLLSLRSTGKSTGRISYAKLGIGQLGAVYETLISFTGVVAKTDLIELKPRKGRSNDAAEDVEEAEAPEPEEDDEEDLFGEDEADQEDAFRRDKVDKLAPSWFVPRSRINEFATDEIVFNGSEALVYEKGTFIYRLAGRDREKSASYYTPEPLARLLVKHALMERCRDLTADQLMDLKILEPAMGSAAFLVETTNQLADLYLERKQKETGRTIPQEDIVLEKQRVRAYIADRNCFGVDLNPIAVELGAISLWLNSLHGSEFSPWFGDQLHAGNSLIGARRAAYAPALLSAKAQGDLWFNGKPEEIGWRKRLPDGHVWQWLLPAKDMANFDKDKSIAPFAKSAQDQIKAWRKDGFFKKLEPHEIKLVQKLSRVAEALFDQVAEDLAKTRAAANDEITLWPDKVIPGNRQMDFHQKEQLNAHLIGADHATNTLPFKRLKTAMDAWCALWLWPLDKAHLLPNRREFMEGMRLILDGGFSADGSLAMESTADIQDPSPDFLDMLEPDAPARDLFKAASKRQDTLFRETNVEALVETFDWLGIAVEVAERERFVHFDLIFADVMRARGGFDVIVGNPPWAKPSWNEGLVLADIDPLYAGLSASDAKKVLGEALPKAPPVRREGRTVPAVEAFLQDFVSTRGAMEVTSSEVMNPFAGGGSNNLYRCFIDLSFRLVAPQGYAALIHQDGHLGDPKSGAFRRHWYARAAKHFEFSNRMTARNFAEVDHNRRFSLNVYRGEERTPDFEKFTYAFTAAQVEDSYADMDGIGPVPSIKNPEGNWDTRGHRDRLMRIDRDALAVIHALSEEERVPVEEARFIQPYSARTLDVFRQMARFPKLDAAIPKIERRVSTATGERTVEVPLWQMNRLWDETNAQKDGTIRRETAFRAADQMILQGPLFYVGNPLYKTPKAVSRTNADYLVIDLATAPDDYLPRTNYGPALEMTDYRNRMTQCRWDPTKGHADFYRVAFRNMIALNGERSLIGAMIPPGAAHIHKVESIACADVSISLAIHSFACSILFDYLVKANGRGDLFASDIGRWPFPELEDTARHRSLRLACITSAYANLWNRHASTLDVLPWSSPDPRLHLEGPVEGPATWDRTAGLRTEFARRMALVEIDVLVAQALGLTLDQLIEIYRIYFPVLQENEAGTWYDQNGRIVWTCSKGLPGVGWLDDRGKSPGRAAWEKKLEENPPHLTCTAIDDTMPGGPRTVTRHFVGPFTQCDRIEDYRRAWAHFERLKSEEAA; the protein is encoded by the coding sequence ATGGACCTGATCGGGATCGAAAACGAAGCTGAGTTCTTCCCATCCGGGACCCTTTCGGACGTGCTGAAGGAGGAGCTTCAGGACATCACCGCACGCTGGGCCGGTCTGGACCGGGCCGCCCATCCGGTGGAACGGCTGGCCCGCGTCGCCGGCCCGACCATCGAGGCGCTCCGCCAGGTCCGTAACAGTTCAGACCGGTCCCGGCGCGCCGAGCTGGTCCGGGACGCGCATCACGAGGTGCTTACTGCTCTCGGCTACATGTGGCGGCGCGAGGGAGCCTTCGCCGCCCTTGACGGGGCACCGGTGATCCCCCTTGTGTCGCGCGCCGCGGATTCCAGCGGTCGTGACGCGCTCTGGGTGATCGAGGCGCCCATCCCGGCCCCGGAGGATGAAGCCTCGGACCCACTCGGTGCCTGCTTCACCGAAGATCAATTACCGCCGGACCAGCGCGAGGCGGCACTGACCGACCGGACCATCGAGTCCGTTCTTGCCGAAGGGGTGTTCGAGCTGTCCGACGGCCCGCGTCACGTTCTCGTCCTCGGCCTCTCGCAGATCGTGCTGATCGACAAGCGAAAATGGCCGGCCCGGTCTGTCCTCCGCTTCGACCTCCAGGAGATCTTCGCCCGGGCGGACCGTGACACGCTGACCGTGATGGCCTGCCTGATCTCTCGCGAGGCGCGCGTCCCGGATCAGGGGGCGCCGATCTCGGATCGGCTCGAAGAGGAGGCGCAGCGGAACGCGAACGCTGTCACCACCTCCCTGAAACGGACTGTGCGGGACGCAATCGAGCTGCTCGGCCAGGAGGTGATCGCGGTTACCGGCGGGAAGTACCCGTCCACCTTCCGGGACCAGGGGAGACGCGGGGTCTGGATCGACGGCCCGGATCTGTCGCGCGAGTGCCTGCGCTACATGTACCGGCTCCTCTTCCTGTTCTACGCCGAGGCGAACCCGCGCCTGAACCTTTTGGACATGCGCAACCCCATCTACGCGACCGGGTATTCGCTGGAGGCGCTGCGTGAACTGGAATCTGTCCCGCTCCGGACCACGGCGGACCGGGAGGGGACTTTCCTCTGGGAAAGCCTCCAGAGGACCCTCGACCTTCTCTACACCGGCCTCGACCTCGCCGATGAAGAACGCGGCACTGGCCTTCGCCTGCCGGCCGTCAAAGTGTCCCTGCTCGACCCGGAGAGCACCCCACTCCTGAACGGGCTGCAGCTGCGGAACGAGGCGGTTCAACAGGTGATCCGCCTGCTGTCGCTCCGGTCCACTGGCAAGAGTACTGGCCGAATTTCTTACGCCAAGCTTGGCATCGGACAGCTGGGCGCAGTCTATGAGACCCTGATTTCGTTCACCGGAGTGGTCGCCAAGACCGATCTCATCGAACTCAAACCCCGCAAGGGCCGGTCGAATGACGCGGCCGAGGACGTGGAGGAGGCGGAAGCGCCCGAGCCGGAAGAGGACGACGAGGAGGACCTGTTCGGCGAAGATGAGGCTGACCAGGAGGACGCCTTCCGCCGTGACAAGGTGGACAAGCTGGCGCCTAGTTGGTTCGTCCCCCGCAGCCGGATCAACGAATTTGCCACGGATGAGATCGTCTTCAACGGGTCCGAAGCGCTCGTCTACGAAAAGGGGACCTTCATCTACCGCCTCGCCGGCCGGGACCGGGAAAAGTCCGCGTCCTATTACACACCCGAACCCCTAGCCCGACTTTTGGTCAAGCACGCGCTGATGGAGCGGTGCCGGGACCTGACTGCTGATCAGCTTATGGACCTGAAGATCCTCGAGCCGGCGATGGGGTCCGCCGCTTTCCTCGTGGAGACCACGAACCAGCTGGCCGACCTCTACCTTGAGCGGAAACAGAAGGAGACGGGCCGGACCATCCCGCAGGAGGATATCGTCCTCGAGAAGCAGCGGGTCCGGGCCTATATCGCGGACCGGAACTGCTTCGGGGTAGACCTCAACCCGATCGCCGTCGAACTGGGGGCGATCTCGCTGTGGCTGAACAGCCTGCACGGGAGCGAGTTCTCGCCCTGGTTCGGGGACCAGCTTCATGCCGGGAACTCCCTGATCGGCGCGCGCAGGGCCGCCTATGCCCCCGCGCTTCTCAGCGCCAAGGCGCAGGGGGACCTGTGGTTCAACGGGAAACCCGAGGAGATCGGCTGGCGCAAACGCCTGCCGGACGGTCACGTCTGGCAGTGGCTCCTGCCCGCCAAGGACATGGCGAACTTCGACAAGGACAAGTCGATCGCCCCTTTCGCGAAATCCGCACAAGACCAGATCAAGGCGTGGCGCAAGGACGGCTTCTTCAAGAAGCTCGAACCCCACGAAATCAAGCTGGTCCAGAAACTCAGCCGGGTCGCCGAGGCGTTGTTCGACCAGGTCGCCGAGGACCTCGCCAAGACGCGCGCCGCCGCGAATGACGAGATCACGCTCTGGCCTGACAAGGTGATCCCCGGCAACCGTCAGATGGACTTCCACCAGAAGGAACAACTGAACGCCCACCTGATCGGTGCGGATCACGCCACGAACACGCTCCCCTTCAAGCGGCTCAAGACCGCGATGGATGCGTGGTGCGCGCTTTGGCTGTGGCCGCTGGACAAGGCGCATCTGCTGCCCAACCGGCGGGAATTCATGGAAGGCATGCGCCTGATCCTTGATGGCGGGTTCTCTGCCGACGGGTCGCTTGCGATGGAAAGCACCGCAGACATTCAGGACCCGTCCCCCGATTTCCTGGACATGTTAGAACCCGACGCACCTGCGCGCGATCTATTCAAGGCGGCGTCCAAGCGTCAGGACACCCTGTTCCGCGAAACCAATGTCGAGGCGCTGGTCGAGACCTTCGACTGGCTGGGCATCGCGGTCGAAGTGGCCGAGCGCGAGCGGTTCGTGCATTTCGACCTGATCTTTGCCGACGTGATGCGGGCGCGTGGCGGGTTCGACGTGATCGTCGGGAACCCTCCTTGGGCCAAACCCTCGTGGAACGAGGGGCTGGTGCTGGCGGATATCGATCCGCTTTATGCGGGTCTGTCGGCGTCAGACGCGAAGAAGGTTCTGGGCGAGGCGCTGCCAAAGGCCCCGCCCGTGCGGCGTGAGGGGCGGACGGTTCCGGCGGTCGAGGCCTTCCTTCAGGACTTCGTGTCGACCCGGGGGGCGATGGAGGTGACCTCGTCCGAGGTGATGAACCCCTTCGCCGGGGGCGGGTCGAACAATCTCTATCGCTGTTTCATCGACCTGTCGTTCCGGCTGGTCGCGCCGCAGGGCTATGCGGCGCTGATCCATCAGGACGGGCATTTGGGAGATCCCAAGTCGGGGGCGTTCCGGCGGCACTGGTATGCGCGGGCCGCGAAGCATTTCGAGTTCAGCAACCGGATGACGGCGCGCAATTTTGCTGAGGTCGACCATAACCGCAGGTTCAGCTTGAACGTCTATCGCGGCGAGGAACGTACACCAGATTTCGAAAAATTCACCTACGCCTTTACCGCTGCCCAAGTCGAAGATTCGTATGCAGATATGGACGGCATCGGGCCGGTCCCTAGTATCAAAAATCCCGAAGGGAATTGGGACACCCGTGGTCACCGTGACCGCCTGATGCGGATCGACCGGGATGCGCTGGCGGTGATCCATGCCCTCTCCGAGGAGGAAAGGGTACCGGTTGAAGAAGCCCGGTTCATTCAGCCCTATTCGGCCCGCACACTGGACGTGTTCCGCCAGATGGCGCGGTTTCCAAAACTGGACGCGGCGATCCCGAAGATCGAGCGCAGAGTCAGCACGGCAACAGGGGAGCGGACGGTCGAGGTGCCGCTGTGGCAGATGAACCGCCTCTGGGATGAAACGAACGCCCAGAAAGACGGGACCATCCGGCGCGAAACGGCTTTCCGCGCGGCGGATCAGATGATCCTTCAAGGGCCGCTCTTTTATGTTGGAAACCCGCTTTACAAAACGCCCAAGGCGGTTTCGCGGACTAACGCGGATTACCTCGTCATCGACCTGGCCACCGCGCCAGACGACTACCTCCCGCGCACGAATTACGGTCCTGCACTGGAGATGACCGACTACCGGAACCGGATGACCCAGTGCCGCTGGGACCCGACGAAAGGCCACGCCGATTTCTATCGCGTGGCGTTTCGGAACATGATTGCTCTAAACGGAGAGCGCAGCTTGATCGGTGCGATGATCCCGCCGGGCGCGGCGCACATACACAAGGTTGAAAGCATCGCTTGTGCGGACGTTTCAATTTCTCTCGCAATACACTCGTTCGCTTGTTCGATCCTGTTCGACTATTTGGTCAAGGCAAACGGACGCGGTGATCTTTTTGCCTCTGATATAGGCCGGTGGCCGTTCCCAGAACTGGAGGATACCGCCCGGCACCGCTCCCTGCGACTCGCCTGTATCACCTCGGCCTACGCCAACCTCTGGAACCGTCACGCCTCTACGCTCGACGTCCTTCCATGGTCGTCCCCTGACCCCCGCCTCCACCTCGAAGGCCCGGTCGAAGGCCCGGCCACCTGGGACCGGACCGCAGGCCTCCGGACGGAATTCGCCCGCCGCATGGCGCTGGTCGAAATCGACGTGCTGGTCGCCCAGGCGCTTGGCCTGACCCTCGACCAGTTGATCGAGATCTACCGGATCTATTTCCCGGTCCTGCAAGAGAACGAGGCGGGCACCTGGTACGACCAGAACGGCCGGATCGTCTGGACCTGCTCCAAGGGCCTGCCCGGCGTTGGCTGGCTTGACGACCGCGGCAAAAGCCCCGGCCGCGCTGCCTGGGAGAAGAAGCTGGAGGAAAACCCGCCGCATCTGACCTGCACCGCCATCGACGACACGATGCCCGGCGGCCCCCGCACCGTCACCCGCCACTTCGTCGGCCCCTTCACCCAGTGCGACCGGATCGAGGACTACCGCCGCGCCTGGGCCCATTTCGAGCGGCTGAAATCCGAAGAGGCCGCCTGA